The genomic window ACTTGATCTTCGATCCTCACAGCGTCTCCATTGGTGTCCTGGCCTCCGTGATACCAAACGCTATCCACGTGGCCGAGTTCGTGGACGAGGACCTCTCCAAGAGTGGCCTCGATTGGTTTCCCATTTTCCATGAGGTTCCCCGGCATATGCCCGAGATCACCGCTCGTTACGTAAATATGGGCGATCCCTGGTATTGCCATCGTTCCGGCTGGACTCATGCCTTTGTCAGCCGAACCGATGCTGATACCCATGATTTTCGTGCCGGGACTGACAAACTGGATGTCAGCACCCGCTTTGGTGTCATTGATAATTCCACTCAGCTTGTTAGACACCGCATTGATGCTTCCGAAGGCATGACCTTTGCCGTCTTGGCCGTTCGTATAGATTCCAAGGTAGTGTTTTCCATCTTTTCCCGCGTTGTCGTACAAGTAGCTACCTGCCTCGCCCGTTGCCTTCTGCAACGCTTCGAGCTGCTTTTTTCGCGCCGCGTCGTCTCCTCTTAGTTCCAGATACTTACCTGTGGGGTCAACGAAGCGGACCGGGTTGTTTCGCGCGTAGGAGTACATGTTCCACTGCTGCGGGTCAATGACTTTCTGCTTCATGATCCCCGCAGGATCGGGAGACATGAATCTGCCCATTGAACTGCCGAAGTACCTTGCTTTGAAATTGTCCAAGCCGGACTCGGCATCCCGTTCTTTGCCGGCGAACTTGTACTGCAAGCACAGCCATCCGTCACAGCTGAAAAGGGCTTGCATCGTACGTTAAGGTCGTCCACTCCCTGCGGCCTTGACGTTGATCAACTCTCGAATTCGGAACTCATATCGGCAGCAGAGTTGATGGCCTATGTCCTTGCCCGGATCGATGAAGTTGCCTACAGCAGTAATCTCCGCCTGCTCGTTCCTCTTAAGGAGTTTCGTCAACTTTTTGTTGAGAGGAGACTTGAACTCAAAATGATCCTGATCAAACGTCGCCAAAACCACGTCGTGCTTGCCAGATGCCGGGTTCTCCTTTGGCGGACAAGAGTCGTCACGCAGGATTGAGAACTCTGGTCCACTTACGACCCTTGTCTGGACCCGTACTGCCTTTCCTGAATACTCGTTCGCATGGTCGACCAGAGCACAAAGTGTGATTGTGCTTCCAGAACTCGATGACATTTGCCTGCTCTGAGCGTGAATGCTCGCGATCAACAGCAGAATAAGAAGCGTGATTTGTTTCATATCATCCCCATGCCGGAACTCGTGTCCAGTCGGATCGGTGAGGTTAACAGGATTGTTTCTAACGTAACTGTATTTGTTCAGAGTCTGAGGATCGGCAAACAGCCCGCCCACCGGATCCGGCCTCATGAAACGCCCGGTTGAGGACGACTCATAGCGGGATACGGCATAATTGTAAGTAGTGTCATAATTGTGCTCGTATCCGAGAAGCTCAGCAGACTTCTCTCTTTCAAAACCTCACGGCCGTATCTCAACCGGCGTGCCAGTTGGAACAAGCGACCAGATTTCCTCGATCTCTGGGTTGGTCACGGCGATGCATCCCGCTGTCCAGTTCACCTGCCGATGGAGTGACCCGACCCAGGCCCACTTCTCCTCGATGCCGTGGATTTCGATCAGACCTCCGGGACTCGTGCCTTGCTTGCGCGCTCGTTCTCGATCTCGCGCGTTCGGATAGGAGATATGCAGCGCACGATGGAAACGGCTGTGCGCGTTCTTGGAGTCGATCATGTATTCGCCCTCGGGCGTCTCCCGATCTCCCGCCTGGCTCTTCGCTCCGCTGCCTCCACGTCCCAGCGAGACTTTGTAAGTTTTGAGCACCTGACCGTGGCTCAGCAGCGTCAGCGTGCGCGTGCTCTTCACGATCACCACGCGATCGGCCTTCGCTGCCGTACTCTTGTCCGCTGCCCAGCTCACCGCGCATAGCGCGAGGATCACTAGGAGCGTGCCACTATTTCCAAGCCGCTTCCGGTGTGCCATGCAGCAGCTCTCTGACGCTCGGCTCTAAGTCCTCGACGTGGTGATACAGCTTTCCCTGGAACAAGAGATAACCCTTCGGAGTGGACGCCAGTTTCTTCTCACGCCATGGCCGGGGCAAGGTCTCGCCTGCGCGCTGAACCGTCCTGCTAACAAGCCGATATTTTACCTGGCCGGGTAACTGCCCGTCCCATTCACCCAAGGAAACGACTTGCCCGTCTCCATGGCTTATCGTATATCGCCCCGACTCTCGATTAACTACGCACTCCACAACAGCGAAGTGCTTTTGATCGTCGAAGTAGAGCACGGTTGTCGCTCCCGTCTCCAGCTTCGGATTGACGCTCGGCGGAGCATGCTCCCATTTCATGTGCGCCGGGAGCCAAGCACCTGTTGGCTTGACGCCCTGTGCGAACGCAGCACAACTCCAGAGAACAAACAGGATGATTTTCTTCATGGCTGATCCGTCGGAACGTCTATGGCTGCTGGTATGGTCGCATGGGGCATGTTGTTCCACATGTACTCGGCGAACCTTATGTCCGTTCCGTAGCAGAGGCACCGATTTTTCGCAAAATTCCACAACGTTTTTGTTCCGGGTGCGGAACAAAGAAGAGACGGCTCGTTTGACCTCAAGAGTAAAGGGATCGAGTTAAAGTCAGTCCTACTGACGTGGTGCGTAATACCCGGGGCGGGCGCGCACGCGGATCTTCTTATTGTTGGCGACGATCTCGATGGAGTGATACCGGCCATCGGGAGAGAACTCTGCCGGCTTATAGG from Terriglobales bacterium includes these protein-coding regions:
- a CDS encoding RHS repeat-associated core domain-containing protein; translated protein: MQALFSCDGWLCLQYKFAGKERDAESGLDNFKARYFGSSMGRFMSPDPAGIMKQKVIDPQQWNMYSYARNNPVRFVDPTGKYLELRGDDAARKKQLEALQKATGEAGSYLYDNAGKDGKHYLGIYTNGQDGKGHAFGSINAVSNKLSGIINDTKAGADIQFVSPGTKIMGISIGSADKGMSPAGTMAIPGIAHIYVTSGDLGHMPGNLMENGKPIEATLGEVLVHELGHVDSVWYHGGQDTNGDAVRIEDQV
- a CDS encoding L,D-transpeptidase family protein — encoded protein: MAHRKRLGNSGTLLVILALCAVSWAADKSTAAKADRVVIVKSTRTLTLLSHGQVLKTYKVSLGRGGSGAKSQAGDRETPEGEYMIDSKNAHSRFHRALHISYPNARDRERARKQGTSPGGLIEIHGIEEKWAWVGSLHRQVNWTAGCIAVTNPEIEEIWSLVPTGTPVEIRP